The uncultured Desulfobulbus sp. genome window below encodes:
- a CDS encoding SUMF1/EgtB/PvdO family nonheme iron enzyme encodes MVLRRIITAALFLAATALYSQPAEAKGPAGNPQPLDGDLVLPMPGDRVLALRPVCIGEGGAAYAWKRFRLGDPAGGYKESPTGVALGGAFAVGQGDEQDWCYYLGKYEISEDQVFAVLGGPKEYENSQLPARNLSWFTAEDFLRSYNQWLYAHAQEQIPAYGGVPGFLRLPTEAEWEFAARGGAQVSSAAFDRKLPYKRRSLTKYEWFSGPKSSHNKVKKIGLLQPNVLGIHDLLGNVAEMTASLYQIEYYQGRSGGYVAKGGHYLSDARSLRSSLRTEQEFYSYNSSTKSVEPAKTQTLGFRPVLSSLVFPNRQVASRMSDEWESYRQGAAQSLPAAVSTSSTSTKTEVSGTDAGIHLKRLRDELGRGGPLAGPVQQELDLLATSLADIQFTIKQAEQDSAYAWVKIGAEQAFFITKEARKLPILEKLIGSAMQSNRSEIAAKYRQRESEIQTNIEQAMSSYTDSIRQLGTASEPAIESSFERYAQFLGKRKAESQSQLLQLVRAQAQEYLKVKRTNDELWKKQLVQWSTK; translated from the coding sequence ATGGTGTTGAGACGAATAATCACAGCTGCCCTGTTCCTGGCGGCCACAGCTCTCTATTCACAGCCAGCAGAGGCAAAGGGGCCTGCGGGTAACCCTCAGCCCCTTGACGGGGATCTGGTTTTGCCCATGCCCGGTGACCGAGTCCTTGCTTTGCGCCCGGTTTGTATCGGTGAGGGAGGGGCCGCCTATGCCTGGAAGCGGTTTCGTCTGGGGGACCCCGCCGGTGGCTATAAAGAATCACCCACAGGCGTTGCTCTGGGCGGCGCCTTTGCGGTGGGCCAAGGAGATGAGCAGGACTGGTGCTATTATCTGGGGAAGTACGAGATCTCAGAGGATCAGGTGTTTGCAGTGCTCGGTGGGCCTAAAGAGTATGAAAATTCACAACTGCCCGCGAGAAATCTGTCCTGGTTCACAGCGGAGGATTTCCTCCGTAGCTACAATCAATGGCTGTATGCGCATGCCCAGGAGCAAATCCCTGCCTACGGTGGCGTTCCGGGATTCCTTCGTTTACCCACCGAGGCAGAGTGGGAGTTTGCTGCTCGTGGCGGGGCTCAGGTCAGTAGTGCTGCCTTTGATCGCAAGTTGCCCTATAAACGGCGAAGTCTTACCAAGTATGAGTGGTTTTCCGGTCCCAAGTCTTCCCATAATAAGGTAAAGAAAATCGGATTGTTGCAGCCCAATGTTCTGGGAATTCATGATCTGCTGGGTAACGTGGCGGAGATGACTGCAAGTCTCTACCAGATTGAATATTATCAGGGGCGCAGTGGAGGCTATGTGGCCAAAGGGGGGCATTACCTCTCAGATGCCCGCAGTTTGCGTTCTTCTTTGCGTACAGAGCAGGAGTTTTACTCCTACAACAGTTCCACCAAAAGCGTGGAGCCTGCCAAAACCCAGACCTTGGGATTTCGGCCGGTCCTCTCTTCCCTGGTTTTTCCCAATCGGCAGGTGGCCAGCCGCATGAGCGACGAGTGGGAGAGCTATCGCCAGGGAGCCGCCCAAAGTCTCCCCGCAGCAGTCTCCACCAGCTCGACCAGTACCAAAACCGAGGTTTCGGGAACAGATGCCGGTATCCATCTTAAGCGGCTCAGGGATGAACTAGGCCGTGGTGGGCCCCTCGCAGGCCCTGTTCAGCAGGAACTTGACCTTCTGGCTACATCACTTGCCGACATTCAGTTTACCATCAAGCAGGCAGAGCAGGACTCTGCCTACGCCTGGGTTAAAATTGGTGCAGAGCAGGCTTTTTTTATTACGAAGGAGGCACGTAAGCTGCCGATACTTGAGAAGCTGATTGGATCGGCAATGCAATCAAACCGCTCTGAAATTGCCGCTAAGTACAGGCAGCGAGAAAGTGAAATTCAGACAAATATTGAACAGGCCATGTCCTCTTACACGGATTCTATCCGTCAGTTGGGCACAGCCTCAGAACCGGCCATTGAAAGCAGTTTTGAGCGGTATGCGCAATTCCTTGGCAAGAGAAAAGCCGAGTCGCAGAGTCAACTCCTGCAGCTTGTGCGAGCCCAGGCTCAGGAATATCTCAAAGTCAAAAGAACCAATGATGAGTTGTGGAAAAAACAGCTTGTTCAATGGTCTACCAAATAA
- a CDS encoding S41 family peptidase: MGSLLLLFSCSLAVAREQGLPQDQLQLLNEAVGLIREHGLSLPAAPHRIRSDMLRAYTRSLDPYSDYLSAGEFRGFQESTSSDYFGVQMDLQEKEGRLLLYPFKGGLAAKSGIQAGDELLAVNAVPVYGKSMYVVGATIRGEEGTTVQLTLRSGRELARSLSLRRSRAHYQSVLQQRVAGGLLLEITRFTQDTAQQLEQVLQQLDPAIPVVLDLRGNQGGSLVNARRCADFFVARGRVLFCLRGRQGEKLIVADRDPLVENPVILLQDAATASAAEAFILALKSNHRARSAGTRSYGKGLAQRFLPLADGSALRLTYAEILAADGASYHGRGLEPDLELEKSLMNADFHQERAMNSLLAHVQAKDN, encoded by the coding sequence ATGGGGAGTTTGCTTCTGCTCTTTTCCTGTTCCTTGGCTGTTGCCAGGGAACAGGGCTTACCCCAGGACCAGTTGCAGCTCTTGAATGAGGCTGTGGGCTTGATACGAGAGCATGGCCTGAGTCTGCCCGCAGCCCCGCACCGCATTCGCAGCGATATGCTGCGAGCTTACACCCGTTCCCTCGATCCCTATTCGGACTACCTTTCCGCTGGAGAGTTCCGTGGTTTTCAGGAGTCAACCAGCTCGGATTACTTTGGTGTACAGATGGATCTGCAGGAAAAAGAAGGGCGGCTCCTGCTCTACCCCTTTAAGGGGGGGCTGGCAGCGAAAAGTGGAATCCAGGCCGGTGATGAGCTCCTCGCGGTCAACGCTGTACCTGTCTATGGAAAGTCAATGTATGTGGTCGGAGCCACCATCCGTGGCGAAGAAGGGACCACCGTCCAGTTGACTCTGCGAAGCGGTCGGGAGCTGGCGCGTTCTTTAAGCCTGCGACGTTCACGGGCCCATTATCAGTCGGTGCTGCAGCAGAGGGTTGCAGGGGGACTGCTGCTCGAAATTACCCGATTTACCCAGGATACAGCCCAGCAGCTTGAGCAGGTCCTGCAACAGCTGGATCCAGCCATCCCTGTGGTCCTTGATTTGCGAGGAAACCAGGGGGGAAGCCTGGTCAATGCCAGGCGCTGTGCGGATTTTTTTGTGGCCAGGGGGCGGGTGCTTTTCTGCCTTCGAGGGCGGCAGGGAGAAAAATTGATTGTCGCTGACCGGGATCCCCTGGTGGAAAATCCCGTAATTCTCCTGCAGGATGCTGCCACCGCAAGCGCTGCTGAGGCATTTATCCTCGCCCTTAAATCCAATCATCGAGCCCGCTCAGCTGGGACTCGGAGCTACGGCAAAGGGCTTGCCCAGCGTTTTCTCCCCCTGGCTGATGGATCGGCCCTGCGCCTGACCTATGCGGAGATTCTCGCTGCCGATGGAGCAAGCTACCACGGCCGGGGGCTTGAACCGGATCTGGAGCTGGAAAAATCACTTATGAATGCTGATTTTCATCAGGAAAGAGCAATGAACAGCCTGCTCGCGCATGTGCAGGCGAAGGATAATTGA
- the ruvA gene encoding Holliday junction branch migration protein RuvA, giving the protein MIASLSGLLQLKTPSVLVLDVGGVGYEVHISLRTFDTLPEVGESCFLLIQTVVREDAILLYGFHQPEEKELFLLLIAVSGIGPKLAQTILSGIGVGALCQAIRSKDIAQLTSISGVGKKTAQRLCVELAEKVGSFDDGLEGAGVSASPVTPAESDVMADAASALTNLGYPQAMAWQALRAVEKGLGSDAASVRVEELIRLALQSLATRN; this is encoded by the coding sequence ATGATTGCATCATTGAGTGGCCTGTTGCAGTTGAAAACCCCCTCAGTCCTTGTCCTTGATGTCGGTGGCGTCGGCTATGAGGTCCATATTTCTCTGCGAACTTTTGATACCCTGCCCGAGGTGGGGGAGTCCTGTTTTTTGCTCATTCAGACAGTGGTGCGTGAGGATGCCATTCTTCTTTATGGCTTTCATCAACCTGAAGAAAAAGAGCTGTTCCTTCTGCTGATTGCCGTCTCGGGGATCGGGCCGAAGCTGGCGCAGACAATTCTCTCTGGAATCGGCGTCGGCGCACTGTGTCAGGCTATACGCTCCAAAGATATTGCGCAACTGACCTCCATTTCCGGGGTGGGCAAGAAGACTGCCCAGCGGCTTTGTGTCGAGCTCGCGGAGAAAGTCGGTTCCTTTGATGACGGACTGGAGGGGGCAGGTGTCAGTGCAAGCCCGGTCACACCTGCAGAATCAGATGTGATGGCGGATGCGGCTTCCGCACTCACCAATCTGGGCTATCCCCAGGCCATGGCCTGGCAGGCCTTGCGCGCTGTTGAAAAAGGATTGGGAAGCGATGCGGCCTCGGTACGGGTTGAAGAACTGATACGGCTGGCGCTCCAGTCTCTGGCCACTCGAAACTAA
- a CDS encoding ABC transporter permease gives MILKLAYKDVLHDRLLSICLVLAIASIIAPLLILFGLQFGTIETLRSRLVEDPQNREIRPMTSKTFNRDWFDQLQQRLPQVQFVVPMTRQISSSVVAANKTAGLQESLSLMATAAGDPLLLENNASIPGATGCVLTTAAAQALELTVGDTLELTAQRIIGGQYEYGRFTVRLVGVLDERASGLKTAYVPLSVIEAVEDFKDGRAVPAFGWKGELPLAYPVYEGAVVMVPETLSKLDEVLLINNTGFSQVKPLSPQEALQLLGSPLQKAHAYLLTVKHRYVTETNLRAVSNKLRGRGAEVLPWIQPLPVQLVRGKGEVHQLELSVAPDGVAAVAASKTAQTVGRLYVSEQMAIDAGPAKLRLSLEGRVLEVPVMVEKQAIALGQAQAPAAFAGALDLLRYRNLRYNPESGALLLSRQGYAGFRLYTTSIDAVDTVQSALESEGIAVNTERQRIAEVRQLDHYTSLIFWLIASVGVVGGISALTASLYASVERKKKELNVLRLLGLLKKELVLFPIAQGLLLSSGALVLSVAIFAAVAQVINQLFQAQLRSAESLCSLSSVHFLLLVAGVWSLSIIAATFAALRATRLDPAEALRDE, from the coding sequence ATGATCCTCAAGCTTGCCTATAAGGATGTCCTCCATGATCGCCTGCTCAGTATCTGCCTGGTACTGGCCATTGCCTCGATTATTGCCCCCTTACTCATTTTGTTTGGTTTGCAGTTTGGGACCATCGAGACGCTGCGCAGCCGCCTGGTTGAAGATCCTCAAAATCGGGAAATTCGGCCAATGACCTCCAAAACGTTTAATCGCGACTGGTTTGACCAGCTGCAACAGCGTTTACCTCAGGTGCAGTTTGTCGTGCCCATGACCCGGCAGATCTCTTCTTCAGTCGTTGCCGCCAACAAAACAGCCGGACTCCAGGAGTCATTGTCGCTGATGGCCACCGCAGCTGGTGATCCGCTGTTGCTGGAAAATAATGCTTCAATCCCCGGTGCAACAGGCTGTGTTCTGACAACTGCGGCCGCGCAGGCGCTGGAACTCACCGTCGGAGACACCCTGGAGTTGACCGCCCAGCGTATCATTGGTGGTCAATATGAGTATGGGCGCTTTACCGTGCGCTTGGTTGGTGTTCTTGATGAACGTGCCTCCGGCTTGAAGACCGCCTATGTCCCCCTCTCGGTGATCGAGGCCGTGGAGGATTTTAAAGATGGTCGTGCTGTGCCTGCTTTTGGCTGGAAAGGCGAGTTGCCCCTTGCCTACCCGGTCTATGAAGGGGCTGTGGTCATGGTGCCAGAGACCCTCTCTAAACTGGATGAGGTCCTGCTTATCAACAACACCGGTTTTTCTCAGGTGAAGCCTCTCTCCCCCCAGGAAGCGTTGCAACTGCTGGGTTCTCCTCTACAAAAAGCGCACGCTTATTTGTTAACGGTTAAACATCGCTATGTCACTGAGACTAACCTGAGGGCGGTGAGCAATAAACTGCGGGGCAGGGGAGCCGAGGTGCTTCCCTGGATTCAACCTCTTCCTGTGCAGTTGGTAAGGGGGAAGGGGGAAGTCCATCAGCTTGAGCTTTCGGTAGCACCCGATGGAGTGGCTGCCGTTGCAGCCAGCAAAACAGCTCAGACCGTTGGCAGGCTGTATGTCTCGGAGCAGATGGCCATTGATGCGGGACCGGCGAAGCTGCGTCTCTCGCTTGAGGGGCGCGTGCTTGAAGTTCCGGTGATGGTTGAAAAACAGGCGATTGCACTTGGCCAGGCACAGGCCCCGGCCGCGTTTGCCGGTGCGCTTGACCTACTTCGTTACCGGAATCTGCGGTACAACCCGGAGAGTGGTGCTCTTTTGCTTTCCCGGCAGGGATATGCCGGTTTTCGGCTCTACACCACAAGTATCGATGCGGTGGACACCGTCCAGTCTGCACTGGAATCAGAAGGGATTGCGGTGAATACCGAACGACAGCGAATTGCTGAGGTGCGACAGCTTGATCATTACACCTCACTTATTTTCTGGCTTATTGCCTCCGTTGGGGTCGTCGGTGGCATTTCAGCCCTGACAGCAAGTCTGTATGCCTCTGTGGAGCGGAAGAAAAAAGAACTCAATGTCCTCCGGCTGTTGGGGCTGTTAAAAAAAGAACTGGTGCTTTTTCCCATTGCCCAGGGATTGCTGCTTTCCAGTGGTGCACTCGTGCTCTCAGTGGCTATCTTTGCTGCCGTGGCTCAGGTGATTAATCAGCTGTTTCAGGCGCAGCTGCGAAGCGCTGAGTCATTGTGTAGCCTTTCGTCGGTCCATTTTCTCCTCCTGGTGGCAGGTGTCTGGAGTTTGAGCATCATTGCCGCCACCTTTGCTGCACTGCGGGCAACTCGTCTGGACCCTGCAGAAGCCCTGCGTGACGAATAA
- a CDS encoding ABC transporter ATP-binding protein has protein sequence MGTHVYALRDVVKTRSKGGVSFTLRVPELDIHKGEFCSVVGPSGCGKSTLLDMLALVLAPTQVGRFRLTVPSLSGVEECDIYGLPENKAARIRRSNIGYVLQSGGLLSFLTVRENILLTAQISRMPVENDAFEQLVETLGLFDQLEKKPQYLSGGQRQRVAVARALIHRPKIILADEPTAAVDYPTALDIRDELQSLARQMGAAVIMVTHDRSLVEEVADLQVNFSLERITRNEVEATTFLTQREVCP, from the coding sequence ATGGGAACGCATGTTTATGCACTGCGTGATGTGGTCAAAACCCGCAGCAAGGGAGGTGTCTCCTTCACGCTGCGGGTTCCTGAACTCGATATTCACAAAGGTGAGTTCTGTTCGGTGGTTGGTCCCTCGGGTTGTGGCAAGTCTACCTTGCTTGATATGCTGGCCCTGGTGCTGGCGCCAACCCAGGTTGGTCGTTTTCGCCTTACTGTACCGAGTCTGAGTGGTGTGGAAGAGTGCGATATCTATGGTCTGCCTGAAAATAAGGCTGCCCGCATACGCCGTAGTAACATTGGCTATGTTCTTCAAAGTGGTGGTCTGCTCTCTTTTCTCACGGTACGGGAAAATATCCTCCTGACCGCTCAGATCAGCCGTATGCCGGTGGAGAATGATGCCTTTGAGCAGTTGGTGGAGACCCTGGGGCTTTTTGATCAGTTGGAGAAAAAACCGCAATACCTTTCCGGTGGACAACGGCAGCGGGTGGCGGTGGCCCGGGCGTTGATCCATCGTCCCAAAATCATCCTGGCGGACGAGCCAACGGCCGCTGTAGATTATCCGACGGCACTTGATATTCGTGACGAGCTCCAGAGTCTTGCCCGTCAGATGGGCGCGGCTGTAATTATGGTCACCCATGATCGTTCCCTGGTGGAGGAGGTTGCGGATCTTCAGGTTAACTTCAGCCTTGAGAGAATTACCCGTAATGAGGTGGAAGCCACCACCTTCCTCACCCAGAGGGAGGTCTGCCCATGA
- a CDS encoding vWA domain-containing protein, whose amino-acid sequence MHKIRVKRALGLLLSAAVAMSGLGWSAAASAGEKRQPMKIEGKQSLPLRVLSRAFSTIYKGPGKENGTVMENVPAFQTYFVYQKKGGQSDLDTQIWYEVGSDNRGTILGWMSSDDAFEWKQTMCLSYTHPEGRYPVLMFDHQAELKKLTAMAPEQRQAAVEEYYLNIAMGDVPPDFPIVTVEPKKAVDITKEFYLLPILQFEEIELDNREARLLKLAAVTAEEADARTSSDIRKNKEYLHKAVQEKNAVDAKTLDKLAVDIVWVMDTTNSMMPYINETMKVVQDASKKISANAELAKAVRFGIWGYRDSMEIPDIGYNVKNYTPEMQNIEQFTSTLKTVDVTKVGSQGYAEDVYSGVNGAVDKTSWTPNALRFVILVGDAPAHELGHKWNSSGQSATTLRNLANDRNITLLTIHIKDPDPRAEEYHYTAEDQFMTLSTNRGVAGEPAYFATSSKNLAGFEEMTKMVTGSIIGLLEKVGEEKEKMVAAAKAPAPAIAAKGPGQATAATSATTGPISDFDVPESGLKMDLFAENQLTGDDEEADEQRENQSKTDAALKAAFVQWIGSQTGAQAPRDVVAWVTDKDLLTTDIQALEVRLLINKQQLDSLRETLKTILAAGRKGQISGEDFFSSLQAAAATTARDPEMIKRAKSLAQSGLVPEFLVGLPYTSRIMDMTNELWSSWSVDEQDMFLADLEARIMAYETIHDGPEGWVQLNKSDEPGDYVYPISLELLP is encoded by the coding sequence ATGCACAAAATACGAGTAAAGCGGGCTTTGGGCCTGCTGCTGTCTGCGGCGGTTGCGATGAGCGGGCTGGGTTGGTCCGCCGCGGCCTCTGCTGGCGAAAAACGTCAGCCCATGAAAATTGAAGGCAAGCAGTCTTTGCCGCTTCGGGTCTTATCCCGTGCCTTTTCGACCATCTACAAAGGACCTGGCAAGGAAAACGGTACGGTGATGGAAAATGTGCCTGCCTTTCAAACCTACTTTGTCTACCAGAAAAAAGGGGGGCAATCTGATCTGGATACCCAGATCTGGTATGAGGTTGGTTCTGATAACCGGGGCACGATCCTTGGTTGGATGTCATCAGACGATGCCTTTGAGTGGAAGCAGACCATGTGTCTCTCCTACACGCACCCTGAGGGGCGCTATCCGGTGCTGATGTTTGATCACCAGGCAGAGTTGAAAAAATTGACCGCTATGGCGCCGGAACAGCGTCAGGCCGCAGTCGAAGAGTATTATCTTAATATTGCCATGGGCGATGTGCCCCCGGATTTTCCCATTGTCACGGTAGAGCCCAAAAAGGCGGTGGATATCACCAAAGAGTTCTACCTGCTGCCGATCCTCCAGTTTGAAGAGATCGAGCTGGATAACCGGGAAGCACGGCTGTTGAAGCTGGCCGCGGTTACAGCTGAGGAAGCTGATGCGCGGACAAGCTCTGATATTCGCAAGAATAAAGAATACCTGCACAAGGCGGTTCAGGAAAAGAATGCAGTCGATGCCAAGACCCTGGACAAGCTCGCCGTTGATATTGTCTGGGTTATGGATACCACCAACTCGATGATGCCCTATATCAATGAAACCATGAAGGTGGTGCAGGATGCCTCCAAAAAGATTTCAGCCAATGCGGAACTGGCAAAAGCCGTTCGTTTTGGTATCTGGGGCTATCGCGACTCCATGGAGATCCCCGATATTGGCTACAACGTCAAAAATTACACCCCCGAGATGCAGAATATTGAGCAGTTCACCTCCACGCTTAAAACCGTCGATGTAACCAAGGTAGGTTCGCAGGGCTATGCTGAAGACGTTTATTCCGGTGTGAACGGGGCGGTGGATAAAACCTCCTGGACTCCCAACGCGCTGCGTTTTGTGATCCTGGTTGGAGATGCGCCCGCCCATGAGTTGGGCCATAAATGGAACAGTTCGGGACAGAGTGCAACAACGCTTCGTAATCTTGCCAATGATCGCAATATTACCTTACTGACCATCCATATCAAAGATCCCGATCCTCGCGCCGAAGAGTATCACTACACGGCTGAAGATCAGTTCATGACCCTCTCCACCAACCGTGGTGTCGCAGGGGAGCCTGCCTACTTTGCCACCTCATCAAAGAACCTGGCCGGATTTGAAGAGATGACCAAAATGGTCACTGGTTCCATCATTGGCCTCCTGGAAAAGGTCGGCGAGGAAAAAGAAAAGATGGTCGCTGCGGCCAAAGCACCTGCACCCGCAATAGCTGCCAAGGGGCCAGGCCAGGCCACAGCGGCAACGTCAGCTACCACCGGGCCTATTTCGGATTTCGATGTCCCTGAATCAGGTCTCAAAATGGATCTCTTTGCAGAGAACCAGCTGACAGGCGACGATGAGGAGGCTGATGAGCAGCGTGAAAACCAGAGTAAAACCGATGCAGCCCTCAAGGCTGCCTTTGTCCAGTGGATTGGATCCCAGACAGGCGCCCAGGCTCCGCGTGATGTGGTCGCCTGGGTCACGGATAAGGATCTGCTCACCACCGATATTCAGGCCCTGGAGGTTCGCCTCTTGATTAACAAGCAGCAGCTGGATTCACTGCGGGAAACCCTCAAAACTATTCTGGCTGCAGGACGGAAAGGGCAGATAAGCGGAGAGGATTTTTTCTCCTCACTGCAGGCTGCCGCAGCCACCACCGCCCGTGACCCGGAAATGATTAAACGTGCCAAGTCCCTGGCACAATCCGGGCTTGTGCCTGAATTCCTGGTGGGCTTGCCGTACACCAGTCGGATTATGGATATGACCAATGAGCTTTGGTCCAGCTGGTCAGTGGATGAGCAAGATATGTTTCTTGCCGATCTCGAGGCCCGCATCATGGCCTATGAGACCATCCATGACGGTCCCGAAGGCTGGGTGCAGCTGAATAAATCCGACGAACCCGGTGATTATGTCTATCCCATTAGCCTGGAGCTCTTGCCCTAA
- the ruvB gene encoding Holliday junction branch migration DNA helicase RuvB — protein sequence MKQEEELTGKRLVTGDKQLEDLNLGVEVRPRRLEEYIGQEQVKQSLGIFIQAALNRKEPLDHVLFHGFPGLGKTTLAYIIANEMGAGIKVTSGPVIERPGDLAAILTSLQAGDVLFIDEIHRLNHVVEEILYPAMEDFQLDLVIGQGPGARSVKMDLPRFTLVGATTRTGLLTPPLRDRFGVILRLEYYSPEELVNIIQRTASLFKIKIDHEGAMELGRRSRGTPRIANRLLRRVRDFSEVGGHLVVSKEVADAALTMLNVDPFGLDEMDRRILLTLIEKFQGGPIGLETLSTAVCEEKTTLEDVYEPFLIQSGFLIRTPRGRMATAAAYAHFQLPLPSSPTQEQPGLFELGGRKS from the coding sequence ATGAAACAGGAAGAAGAACTCACGGGAAAACGCCTGGTCACCGGGGATAAACAGCTGGAGGATCTGAACCTTGGGGTGGAGGTGCGCCCCCGCCGCTTGGAGGAGTATATCGGGCAGGAGCAGGTCAAACAGAGCCTGGGGATTTTTATCCAGGCTGCGCTCAACCGTAAAGAACCCCTGGATCATGTCCTTTTTCATGGCTTCCCCGGCCTTGGTAAAACCACCCTTGCCTATATTATCGCCAATGAGATGGGCGCAGGTATCAAGGTGACCTCAGGCCCTGTGATAGAGCGGCCCGGAGATCTTGCCGCCATTCTCACCAGTCTCCAGGCGGGAGATGTCCTCTTTATCGATGAAATTCACCGATTGAATCATGTGGTCGAAGAGATCCTCTATCCGGCCATGGAGGACTTTCAGCTCGACCTCGTCATCGGTCAGGGGCCGGGCGCTCGTTCTGTGAAGATGGATTTGCCCCGCTTCACCCTGGTCGGAGCCACCACCCGGACCGGCCTACTCACCCCACCTCTGCGCGATCGCTTTGGCGTCATTCTTCGTCTGGAGTATTACAGTCCCGAAGAATTGGTCAATATCATCCAGCGTACCGCGAGCCTGTTCAAAATTAAAATTGATCACGAGGGCGCCATGGAGTTAGGACGCCGTTCCCGTGGAACCCCCCGAATCGCTAATCGACTTCTTCGTCGTGTTCGTGATTTTTCAGAAGTAGGTGGGCATCTGGTGGTCTCTAAAGAGGTAGCGGATGCTGCCCTGACCATGCTCAATGTGGATCCTTTCGGCCTCGATGAGATGGATCGTCGTATTCTCCTAACCCTGATAGAAAAATTTCAAGGTGGCCCCATCGGCCTGGAAACCCTTTCTACAGCGGTCTGTGAAGAGAAAACCACACTTGAGGATGTCTACGAACCCTTTCTCATCCAGTCCGGCTTTCTCATTCGTACTCCCCGTGGTCGAATGGCTACCGCTGCAGCCTATGCTCATTTTCAGCTGCCGCTCCCTTCCTCCCCAACCCAGGAACAGCCCGGGCTTTTTGAGCTTGGTGGCCGTAAATCCTGA
- a CDS encoding YMGG-like glycine zipper-containing protein, with amino-acid sequence MRGKRSIVVMVLCALLALVGCTNIKDDGTRTRAEGAGTGAVIGAVAGGILGQLIGGDTQGTLVGAAIGAAVGGAGGYAYGNHVANQKAKYAQEEDWLDACIAQAQQKNAEMVAYNQDLGKQIAKLKRETAQLKKQYKDKKVRTVKLKDKKAATDSLIESANKELASAEDELKAQKSVRTDAAKSGKGDYAKELDVEIVQLKKNIKELEKRTEELASMSASMSV; translated from the coding sequence ATGCGAGGGAAAAGATCGATAGTTGTTATGGTGTTGTGTGCATTGCTGGCCTTAGTCGGCTGTACCAATATTAAAGATGACGGAACCAGAACCAGGGCGGAAGGGGCTGGCACTGGTGCGGTTATTGGTGCGGTTGCTGGCGGTATCCTAGGCCAACTTATTGGAGGGGATACCCAGGGAACCCTGGTCGGAGCGGCAATTGGAGCGGCGGTTGGTGGGGCTGGTGGGTATGCCTACGGAAATCATGTGGCCAATCAGAAAGCTAAATATGCCCAGGAAGAAGATTGGCTTGATGCCTGTATTGCCCAGGCCCAGCAGAAAAATGCGGAGATGGTTGCCTACAACCAGGATCTTGGCAAGCAGATCGCAAAGCTCAAACGAGAAACCGCGCAGTTGAAAAAACAATACAAGGATAAAAAAGTACGTACGGTGAAGCTGAAGGATAAAAAAGCTGCCACCGATTCTCTGATTGAATCTGCCAATAAAGAGTTGGCCTCAGCAGAGGATGAACTCAAGGCGCAAAAATCAGTACGTACCGACGCTGCCAAAAGCGGTAAGGGAGACTATGCCAAAGAACTCGATGTTGAAATTGTTCAGCTCAAGAAAAACATCAAAGAACTGGAAAAACGGACAGAAGAGCTGGCCTCCATGTCCGCAAGTATGTCTGTCTAA
- the ruvC gene encoding crossover junction endodeoxyribonuclease RuvC has protein sequence MRILGIDPGSRITGYGVIATNGHEIGFVACGTIRTGNETDFSSRLLTIFQDLGEVISTHQPEVAAVEDIFISQNPRSALKLGHARGAAVVAALHHNLQVFDYPARQVKQTVAGYGQAEKAQVQHMVQSLLQLSAIPSQDAADALAVAICHAHQSVYSRLGTSS, from the coding sequence ATGCGTATTCTCGGCATTGATCCTGGATCACGGATCACAGGCTATGGCGTGATCGCAACCAATGGGCATGAAATCGGTTTTGTTGCCTGCGGCACCATTCGCACGGGCAATGAAACCGATTTTTCCAGTCGTTTACTGACCATCTTTCAAGATTTAGGCGAGGTGATCTCGACACATCAACCCGAGGTTGCTGCGGTCGAAGATATCTTTATCAGCCAAAATCCCCGTTCTGCCCTCAAGCTTGGGCATGCGCGTGGTGCCGCCGTTGTTGCGGCCCTGCATCACAACCTCCAGGTTTTCGATTACCCTGCCCGTCAGGTCAAACAGACTGTTGCTGGCTATGGCCAGGCCGAAAAGGCGCAGGTGCAGCACATGGTACAGAGCCTGTTGCAACTCAGCGCCATCCCTTCTCAAGATGCCGCTGATGCCTTGGCTGTGGCCATCTGTCACGCCCATCAGAGTGTTTACAGCCGTTTAGGCACCTCCTCATGA